In Coraliomargarita sinensis, the genomic stretch GAGGGGTTATCATTTTTATACGCCTTACTCGAATCTATGGGCGATGGATATAATCAAAAAGGTATTGTGGCTCGCTCACCTGAAGCTGTCAGTAAGCTTAAACCTCGAACTTTGGCGAACTTCATTCCAGTTCTATGCAGCTCAGCGGAAAAGGTTATCAGCGACCTGAGCACTAAGCAGCACACTTTTGTTATAGGACAAACTGGAACCACCTCTGCAGTATCTTCTTTCTCTTTAAAGCGTCCCACGCACGAGCCACTAAAGAAGGCCCTAGTAACCGCAGGCATAGATAGCCTTGATGCAGATGATCTCATACGCAAATCAGGCCGTTCACCTACAATTTTGCGCAGATTGCTAACTGAAAATCCTGCAATCAAAGTCCCAAGCTGGGAAGATTCTAAATCAGTAAGCTCCAACCTTCCTATGTTTGCCTTGATTGGAAAATGGAATGCATCATGTGATGCCGACAGAGAAATCTTACGCTATCTATATCAGGCGGATGACTACGACACCATAGAGCAAACGTTCAACCAGATATTATCATTACCCGACAGTCCTTTGTGGAGAGTGTCGAGTAGTTGTGGTGTAGTTTCAAAAATTGACGCTCTATTTGCGGTAAGAGATTCAGTCACAGAAGGCCAGATTAAGAATTTTTTCTTTATCGCAGAGCTTGTTCTATCAGAGGAAGACCCCTCATTAGATTTGCCCGAAGAGGACAGATGGATGGCTGCAGTATATAAAAAAGTAAGGCAGCATTCAGATCCCATCAGAAAGAGCATATGTGACACATTAGTTTTATTATCTGTAGTCGGAGAGGAGTTTTTTGGAGAAAGGCTTAGCCTAAATGTTCAGGGCCAAATTAATCATTTAATATCACGGCTATTAGAACCTTTCGATGAAGCCAAATGGTTAAATCACAATGACCATTTACCCGAGTTTGCCGAAGCCGCACCGGACATGTTCTTAGAAATTCTTGATGAGGACTTAAAGAGTGATAACCCAAAATTATTTTCGATCATGCAACCGGTCAATGGAGGTATCACAGGAGGAAGATGCTACCGGACTGGCTTGCTGTGGGGTCTGGAAGCAATAGCATGGAGACCCGATCGCTTGATTCACGTCACAAAGGTCTTGGCTGAGCTATCTAAGATCGAACTTGATGATAACTGGTTGAATAAGCCGATTAATTCACTCAAAGGAATACTATGTTCTTGGATGCCCCAAACTGCTGCCAAACTGGAAGAACGAACAAAGGTTCTAAAATACTTATGCAAAAAGTATCCACTTATTGGTTGGGAGCTATGCATCGAGCAGTTTACCCCCGGCACTCGAATGGGTGATTATTCCTATCGCCCTCACTGGAGAGAGGATGCTAAGGGTGTTGGTGAACCACTGAAGGATGGAAGAGAACGTATAGAGTTTGAAATTGCTGCCGTTGAGCTAGCATTAAACTGGCCTGTTCACTCAGCGCAAACACTGGGTGATCTGATTGAAAGACTTCAAGTTTTAGGGGATGATTACAGAACAAGAGTCTGGGAGAAAGTTACTGCTTGGATTAGCTCTTCTCCAAGCGAAGAAGGAAAGGCAGAACTTAGAGAGAGAATCCGGAGATACGCGCTTACACGACGGGGAGTTAAACATTTACAGAAAGAGCTCAGAAATGAGGCTAAACATGCATATAAAGCTCTAGAACCTAGGGATTTGCTTATTAAACATAGCTGGCTGTTTAAAGATCATTGGTTGGTTGAAAGTATTGAGGAGATCGAGGAAGAAATTGATTACGATGAGCGAGAAAAGCGGGTTAGGGCCCTTAGAGTTGAAGCTCTTAAAGAGGTGTATCTTGAATTAGGGCAAGATGGTCTAACTAAGCTTATTTCAGATAGCGGGGCCACTTATCTGGTTGGTAGATTATTGCCGGGGGCTATTCTTGATCAACCTACTAGTCTATCCCTGCTTGTTGAGTTAATCCAGAAGCTGGAGACCGACCCTGATTATAAGCAGTGCATACAAGGCATTCTAGAGACTGCTCTGTATTTGGATTGGGAAGATTTCATGCCAGCAGCAATCAACCGGATGAGAGAGTTGCATTTTGATGATTCACTAATCGAAACGTTAATAGGGCTATGCCCATTCAATCCAAAAGCTTGGGGAATTATTGAGGATTTAGGCGATGAAACAAAATGCAAATATTGGAAGAGAGTTAGCCCGTGCTGGGTTGGCGATGATAAAAAGGTCGTGGATAAACTAGTCAAAGAACTACTTAATGTTGGTCGACCAAGTGCCATAATCCAAGTTGTCCATCATCGCTGGGAGCATTTGAGTTCTAGAAACATCCAGAAGACACTCAAATCATATGCCTCGACGAATGAGGAAGCCTCCTACAAGCCTCAAGAGTATGAAATTCTTAGCGCATTAAAGCTACTTCACTCTAGGGCAGATCTAAGCTTAGATGACCTTGCGGCTCTTGAATTCCAGTTTTTAGGAGCCCTCAGGTATAGTGAATACGAATTCCCTAATCTAGGTGAACATATCAGTCGGTCGCCTGAATTCTTTTCACAGGTTATAGCTTTACAATACAAGCGAGCAGAGGGTAAGGCAGATCCAGATGGCTTCTTTCTGCATAAGCTAGATAACCGCGAGGACTTAGCTCACGCAGCATACACATTGCTTGGCAATATAAAGAAAGTTCCAGGCACGATGCCATCAGGGGAAATTCATCAAGAACGTTTACTTGAGTGGATTACGGAAACTCGAAAAATCTGTTCTGATTACGGACGACTTGTTGTAGCCGATCATCATATCGGACGATTGCTAACTCATGCTCCGCATGGCTCTGACGGAGTTTGGCCGTGTGAACCGGTTCGAGAAGTACTGGAAGAGGTAGCTGCCAAGGAAATCGCGGCTGGCATTAAACTTGGATTTATGAACTCAAAGGGTGTTCGTGAAGTCGTTGCTGGGATGAAGGAGGATTGTGAAGAGTCAGAAAAGTTTATGCAGTGGTCTCATGAAATTGCTTTTGAACACCCTTACGTCTCTAAATTACTTAAAGATATAGCGGAAGATTACCTAAGCACTGCAAACTCATGGGAGAAACGTCGGAGGTTAGATGACTTTGAATAGTCTGAAGAAGGCCAACTGTTTAGACATAGACATCTAATGCTTTAGTTCTTTGAAGCCCTCTTAAAGTTTTCTTCTAGTATGTAATCAACCTCGCCCAAGCCTAGCTGGTGCTTGACTGCAATCGCTTGATAAACGTCCATTACCCCAAGTGGAGCGCATGGCTTACGGTTACGCTTCGCATATGGGCCATCCGACTCAGCTAGTAGATGGGGGAGTGGAACAATTTCTAGTATTCTTTTGCCCTTTTGGGTGTCTAACATTGCAGGGTTGATCGAAATGAAATGCCCAGCAGACACTATATCTTCCAAAACTCGGATGCCACCTGAATACCAGTGGAAGCAAGCCCTGCTTATATCATGATGTTGTAGCCCTTCCAAAACTTCTTTCTCCGCCCCTCGACTGTGCAGCGTAATGAACGAGGGTGATTCCCGTAACGCGCTCAATACATAGTCAAAGACCTCTTCCTGCTGTTGATGCGTGGGCGATCCTGCTTTCGAAAAGTCCAATCCTATCTCCCCAATATATTTAGTCTGGCCTGCATATTTCCTAAAGGTTCTCAACTCTGTAGGATTCGAAGTGGCACTGAGCGGATGAAAGCCAAGGGCAGGAAACACATGCTCAGAATTCGCAAGGTGCGGAAGAGCCATTTCATAATGACTTGGAAGGTTTGTCACAGCGATAACTTTAATGTTGGCTGACTCACACTCATTGACAAGGGCTTCAGGGGCCGGGAAGCGGTCGATATGACAATGGGTATCAATCAACATCGGGGGACTCCTCTCAGGATTTGTGGAGTTCCAACTGCATGCATCCAAGCTAGTACCTCTTGTCTCATTCTCTTTACCAGATCCACGTATTCAGGAAGCTTCTCAAATGGCAATCGGCCATTCCCAAGTAGCCTTGCGGCGATCTCACGGTCACTTAGAGGCTTTTTGGCAAAAGCAATAAGAGCTAGCGGATCATCTGGAAGCTCTAAAGGATTGTTGAAGCGCTCAAAACGCCGGCCATAGTTTTGGTTATCCCAGCCATTGACGTGGAGCGAGGCACGTCGGAATAAACATGGTACACATATTCCGCACGATCCCGCAGATCGGTTGTCCCATGAACTCGTATGCCCAAACTTCGAACAAGACCGACTTACGGGATATGCAGATTGGAGAAGTGGCTGGTTCAGGCATCCTGCTACCATCTCTCCTTTTGTCTTAAGTTCGTAGGGATTCGAGACAGGCGTAGTTATACCGACGGCGGCAAACACTTCATTTAGTTTACCTATGAAGTATGGATGCACCGTCCGTGTGCTACAAGATCCACGTCGAGCAGGCGTTAAAGGAAAGTTCAACGCAATTGGACCGTTCTCAGGGATCAATACTGGTGTATTGGCTCCCAAGATTTCTGCATAATAGCAGCCCAGTGCTAAGAATACTAGGGATCGACTACGGAAATTTGTGTCTGAACTGCCACTTGATAATCCCAGTCGATTTTGTGCCAGTTGGAACCGGTTGGGATACTCAGACTGTAGCAGCTCCTTTAAGGAATTCTGATCTTTTTTAGGACCACCGACATCTTTGTCGTAATGCCCGGAGAGCATGACTCTTCCATCTCCATTCGTTTCCAACCAATCAATTGCTCCAATAAGGGAATCCAATCCTCCGGAAAAGAGACAAACGGCATCTCCCGTTGGAAGTGTAAATCGAGTCCGACGGCGCCGAGGCTTCCTTTGAATCAATCGCATCGGAGTCTGTGAAAAAGAAATATCCCATTTGTCCCCGGTCAGAAATTCCACACATTCTTCCAGTAGTTTCGAGGCAGACGACCAATGAACAAGGTTATGTATGGGAATCTCAATTGAAATATCCCTAGACCACCGATCATCCTGAAGTTTTCTGGAAACAGCTTTATCAGCAGCATAGATACAGGAAGCAATAGTAAGGAAGTCTTGAGCAAGGTCGGGGGTAGACCGAGAAACTTTTAATATAGATGTTCCATCGACATCCATGACAGCTGTTTTCGCTCCTCCATTGATATCCAGGAACATCCCGGCGCATTCTTTCTTACGGTTGGGATTTGCATCCACTTTTACTGTAATCTCGGTTCGCATCACTCATCCCCTCCAAATAGATCCAACGTATCGGAAACGATACCATCGACTACGTCCGCTCCTTCTTGGCCGTTCCAAGCGACGGATGATAGGTTACGCGTAGATTCAAAATCGGAAACTCTCGCATCAATATAGTCACGTATTTGCCCACACATACTTTCGGCTGCCTCAAACCCGTGAGTATTAAGGACACCCTGATAGCCTACCGACTTAAACACTTGGTAGATATAGTGCCCCATTAGCTCATGAAGCACTCCATTGATGTCAGAGGACGCCTCTTCAAAATTCGCACTTAAGTCCTCAAAGGAATCCTGGCCTTCGGACCACTCCATCATCATGTCGATCAAAGCATCCCGCAGGATGTTGTCGTCAATTAAGCTAGCTGGTTCGTAAAGAATATCCGCCAGTTCTAGCGCTATCTCGTATGGGCTTTTATCTGATAGATCCGTAAGTCCGTGATCCGCTAACGCTTGTTCAAAGCCCTTCTGTTGGACCTCGGAAAGGAAGCTTCCGACACCTCGCGCAACATTGCGAATGGATCCACCTGAAGCACGGGTCGATCGTCCTACACCGGTTCCACCTCTTGACCCGCCGCCGCCAGATCCACCGGCACCACCGGATCCACCACCACCTGATGGGCTACCAAAGCCCAAAGAAGACTCTTTCGCCATCTGGCTGACCAAGGTGGAGATTAATGATGCAGCCTTTTCGGGCGTAACAAAGCCTTCACCGCCTGCCTGTGTTACCTGCTTCTTCGCGTCTTTCCAATTAGGTGATGCGCTATAGTTGGTTGAGGTTCCCATAATTACTTAATAGCTTTAGCGAAGGATTGTTCGAATTTGCTCTTATCTGAATGGCATTGAGCAGCGAATGTTTTAGCCCACTTCCCCAGAGGCGTTCTTTTCTTTGATTCAGTTGCAAGCGTAACCCCTAAGGCTGGAGATAAATCGTTCTTTGGAAGACGCTCGATGAGTGCAGCAAAAGATGGAGTATAATCCGGGTTTGTCTCAACGATGCCGATCAATGCCTTGAATGCTTGCATCTCTCCTGGCCGTTGCTGAGCATGATTTACCAGGAGGTTAAACAATATTTCCAGCTCATCAGATTGCAGTTTAGCAATTTGCTTCCGGCCTTCAGTGTCACCAAGTTTACTAAGTAGCAACTTAAGGGTGCTCCTGACGACCGTCGGAACCATTACAGTTGAACTCATTGTTGACCGGAGGCGGTCTCGAGACACCCACATGTAATTCCTAAGATCTACGTCCTTAAGCTTCGGTTCGTATGATAGCCACCCAACATACGGTTTCCATTCTGGAGGAAGGTCTTCCATTTTTCCGCTCTTTGTTACTATCTCTTCATAGTCAGCGACAAACGGCACAGTTCCACTCTCGCCATTCATGCCTTTGAAGAGTGATTGAAATAACTTCGGAGCGGCATATTCAAGAAGCATTAGCTTTACCAAAACTTCATCCACAACATCTTCAAGCTTCGCTACCTCAGCCAACTTTCTTCTTAGGAAGAACGCATTCAAAAATCGCTTAACTTGGCGAGGGTTCCCTTGTAAAACGTCTGTAATCTGTTCCGCGATTCGTGAGCCAATTTGCATGGATTCTGCGAGCTCCGGCGAGCAATCACCTCCCATAATTTCCAAGACTTGAGTCTGTGCGAAAGCCTGATGCCTATCTGTGGCTCGTTGATTTTCTGAAGCCTCCAATACCTGTGAAAACCGCTTCTCAGGCATGTGCCTCTTACAAAAAAGAAGCGTTAAGTAAGTCTCAATCTCTGATGGGGACAGCTTGGGCAGACTATATGGAATCTGTATAAGTTTCTCTAGGTAATCTTCGACGAGGCGTTCACTTCCATCGGTCGAATCAAAATCCAATTTTGGCAGTGTCTCACGATATCGCCATGCCACGGCTTGACTAATAATACGGCGATCTGCTCCTATCACGAATGCAGTATTCGGTACATTTAAAAACAGTTTAATGGCTTCAAGGTTTTCAATGATGCGCTCGGGTGAGCAACGATCCAGATCATCAATGATAACAACCAATGTTTGAATATCACTTGATTCAAGCATCTCGGAAAAATCATCCCGAAACTGCCTAATATCGGATAGAACCTCGTCTGCCTCAGGCTCTCCCTCGCCGGAGGTGGATTCTTTAGCAGCGTCCAAAGCTTTATCACCTGCTCCTCTGAATGCACCACTCATAATAGCAGGAGCTGCTGCTAAACCAAACCCGCCAGTCGCAGCGGCAACTCCGCCTGCGACAGCACCCGAAAGCAGAATCTTCGCCCCTCGCATGTAATCCACGCGCTTGAGAAGCTTCACTGCACTCTCTTTAAGCTGAGATCCGAATGTTTCATGGTCCCGAAGCGAAGTCAGAATAGAGCTAAGCAATGCTGCTTTTGCATCGTCATAGCCTTCAAAGAGCCAGCCGTTGAAATATAAAGTAGCTATCCCATTTTCCTTTTCTTGCGCTTCTAAATCAGCATTCAGCATTTGCATGATGCTTGATTTTCCTCCGCCCCAATCACCAAAGACACCTATCGTCACTGGAAGGACAGTGGAATCGAGGATTAATTCACGAATCAAATCCGAGTGAATGCGGAATCCGAAGAGATCTTCTGCTGTTTCATTATCTGACCACATGATGCATATACTTTCTATCTCTACTCTTATCCCACATAGAACCCTTCACTTTTCGCCCGTTCCTCTGCTTTGACTAAAATGGCGGCCTGCTTGTCAGATGGAATTTTACGGGGAATCGAGCAGGCTGTGTTCAGAATACCCATCTCTTTGGGGCTCAGCTTCCGGTTGGCATGATTCCATTCACGGAGTTGCTCCCAGTGTGCCGCGCCTTTTTCGACGACGTAGGTCTGGGCGTGAATGGAATCCTGGATGACCTGAGTGCGGGTGCCTTCTTTTTCCCGCTCTTTGCTTTGTTCGTGGCCGATCAAGAAAGCTTTGACCTCAGGATACAGAGTAATGGAGGTTTCTCTGATCTTGTCCCAGCACAGTTCCTTTTTCGCCCACTCACTGACATTAGAGGTGGTGCCTTCAGGCGGGTTGTTGAGCATTTCATTCACTGTCTCGGCAATATCCCCAAGTTGATTCTGAATGGCATCCGGGAGTTTTTGTTTCTCCCAGACGGCAAGGAAATCGATGTGAAGCCCTGTTTCCCTTACCATAGAGGCAAACTTTGCAAGGGTGTAGGTGACAATATTGGCCTTGTATCCCCCATACCAAGGCATGCGGAACACTAGTCGGTCGAGGTCTTTAAAGAAGATGGCTTTGGCAATCGCCTGCTTGAACCAGATCTCGTTGAATTCACGACCATCATGCTTATCCCAGACCTTCGAGATTCGCCCCACCAGCCCTTTCGTTCTGGGCGTGCCTGAGAAGGCCTTTTGTGCACCCAAACTGACTTCATGGGGTGCTTCGTCGAAGGACACGATAAATTTGGCCAGGTCGGTTTTGGTGAACATCTGCTTGCGAGGATTCTGGGCCAGAAATTTTTTCTTCTCCGCCGGGGTCATGTTCGCCTGCTGGTTGGCGTATTGACCTCTTGCACGTTCGTAGAACCAATGAGTTTGCTGCACGGCTCCTTCAGGCGAGGGGGCCCAGAGGCGGCGTGAAAACTCCTCAATGCGAAGGTGGAAGGGGTGGTTCGAGAAGAAGTCAGCAGCATTCACCCGGTTCTGTGTATTGGAATACTCGGATATCCTCGGAACCACATCCTCAACAAGCTCTGGTTCAATGACCGACAGCTTAATCTGGACATAGACTTTACTCAGGTCGGCCTTCTCTTTCTTGTTTGCTGTAAAAATTGAGGCGGTGGTCTGGCCGCCATTGACCACCTGCAAGTTCTTCACTTTCAGTAGTCGGGTATTCTCTGGATCGGTTTCGACCGCTTCGGCTGTGGCGGAGAGTCCGTTGTTATAGGAGAAGAACATGCTGGGTTCGTTCACAATCGTGTTACGAATGCCCTTGTTGATCTTGCCACGGAATTGGAGGAATGTCCGAACATTCTGCTCAAGAAGGCGTTCTCCATAGTCACGGTAGAGGTCTGAAAGA encodes the following:
- a CDS encoding HigA family addiction module antitoxin translates to MPTKSENLHPGIYIKESLWPENLTVTDAAERMQVGRPALSNLLNGNSSLSLEMAVRLEILLGRNVVTHQQLLKMQSEFDQGQIEDISSFTGVRAYVESPSLIRATHLEDWFRASVDRRSKFPAFLRHLVYTTGIQLIKVDFPAYDESQRHGWDGEIEAGKANPWIPEGYSGWEFGTTEDYEKKVNDDYNNRLKLTAKERKNITFVFVTPFRWAGAKKWAESKRKTKQWKDVRVYDANALEQWLEQSIATQAWIGEQMGTHLPDISTLEDEWRKWVCDTKLSTDLYSEAVEMCSGKLSEWLEESPDKPFRIEARSIEEGLSFLYALLESMGDGYNQKGIVARSPEAVSKLKPRTLANFIPVLCSSAEKVISDLSTKQHTFVIGQTGTTSAVSSFSLKRPTHEPLKKALVTAGIDSLDADDLIRKSGRSPTILRRLLTENPAIKVPSWEDSKSVSSNLPMFALIGKWNASCDADREILRYLYQADDYDTIEQTFNQILSLPDSPLWRVSSSCGVVSKIDALFAVRDSVTEGQIKNFFFIAELVLSEEDPSLDLPEEDRWMAAVYKKVRQHSDPIRKSICDTLVLLSVVGEEFFGERLSLNVQGQINHLISRLLEPFDEAKWLNHNDHLPEFAEAAPDMFLEILDEDLKSDNPKLFSIMQPVNGGITGGRCYRTGLLWGLEAIAWRPDRLIHVTKVLAELSKIELDDNWLNKPINSLKGILCSWMPQTAAKLEERTKVLKYLCKKYPLIGWELCIEQFTPGTRMGDYSYRPHWREDAKGVGEPLKDGRERIEFEIAAVELALNWPVHSAQTLGDLIERLQVLGDDYRTRVWEKVTAWISSSPSEEGKAELRERIRRYALTRRGVKHLQKELRNEAKHAYKALEPRDLLIKHSWLFKDHWLVESIEEIEEEIDYDEREKRVRALRVEALKEVYLELGQDGLTKLISDSGATYLVGRLLPGAILDQPTSLSLLVELIQKLETDPDYKQCIQGILETALYLDWEDFMPAAINRMRELHFDDSLIETLIGLCPFNPKAWGIIEDLGDETKCKYWKRVSPCWVGDDKKVVDKLVKELLNVGRPSAIIQVVHHRWEHLSSRNIQKTLKSYASTNEEASYKPQEYEILSALKLLHSRADLSLDDLAALEFQFLGALRYSEYEFPNLGEHISRSPEFFSQVIALQYKRAEGKADPDGFFLHKLDNREDLAHAAYTLLGNIKKVPGTMPSGEIHQERLLEWITETRKICSDYGRLVVADHHIGRLLTHAPHGSDGVWPCEPVREVLEEVAAKEIAAGIKLGFMNSKGVREVVAGMKEDCEESEKFMQWSHEIAFEHPYVSKLLKDIAEDYLSTANSWEKRRRLDDFE
- a CDS encoding TatD family hydrolase; translation: MLIDTHCHIDRFPAPEALVNECESANIKVIAVTNLPSHYEMALPHLANSEHVFPALGFHPLSATSNPTELRTFRKYAGQTKYIGEIGLDFSKAGSPTHQQQEEVFDYVLSALRESPSFITLHSRGAEKEVLEGLQHHDISRACFHWYSGGIRVLEDIVSAGHFISINPAMLDTQKGKRILEIVPLPHLLAESDGPYAKRNRKPCAPLGVMDVYQAIAVKHQLGLGEVDYILEENFKRASKN
- the qatC gene encoding Qat anti-phage system QueC-like protein QatC; the protein is MRTEITVKVDANPNRKKECAGMFLDINGGAKTAVMDVDGTSILKVSRSTPDLAQDFLTIASCIYAADKAVSRKLQDDRWSRDISIEIPIHNLVHWSSASKLLEECVEFLTGDKWDISFSQTPMRLIQRKPRRRRTRFTLPTGDAVCLFSGGLDSLIGAIDWLETNGDGRVMLSGHYDKDVGGPKKDQNSLKELLQSEYPNRFQLAQNRLGLSSGSSDTNFRSRSLVFLALGCYYAEILGANTPVLIPENGPIALNFPLTPARRGSCSTRTVHPYFIGKLNEVFAAVGITTPVSNPYELKTKGEMVAGCLNQPLLQSAYPVSRSCSKFGHTSSWDNRSAGSCGICVPCLFRRASLHVNGWDNQNYGRRFERFNNPLELPDDPLALIAFAKKPLSDREIAARLLGNGRLPFEKLPEYVDLVKRMRQEVLAWMHAVGTPQILRGVPRC
- a CDS encoding KAP family P-loop NTPase fold protein, giving the protein MWSDNETAEDLFGFRIHSDLIRELILDSTVLPVTIGVFGDWGGGKSSIMQMLNADLEAQEKENGIATLYFNGWLFEGYDDAKAALLSSILTSLRDHETFGSQLKESAVKLLKRVDYMRGAKILLSGAVAGGVAAATGGFGLAAAPAIMSGAFRGAGDKALDAAKESTSGEGEPEADEVLSDIRQFRDDFSEMLESSDIQTLVVIIDDLDRCSPERIIENLEAIKLFLNVPNTAFVIGADRRIISQAVAWRYRETLPKLDFDSTDGSERLVEDYLEKLIQIPYSLPKLSPSEIETYLTLLFCKRHMPEKRFSQVLEASENQRATDRHQAFAQTQVLEIMGGDCSPELAESMQIGSRIAEQITDVLQGNPRQVKRFLNAFFLRRKLAEVAKLEDVVDEVLVKLMLLEYAAPKLFQSLFKGMNGESGTVPFVADYEEIVTKSGKMEDLPPEWKPYVGWLSYEPKLKDVDLRNYMWVSRDRLRSTMSSTVMVPTVVRSTLKLLLSKLGDTEGRKQIAKLQSDELEILFNLLVNHAQQRPGEMQAFKALIGIVETNPDYTPSFAALIERLPKNDLSPALGVTLATESKKRTPLGKWAKTFAAQCHSDKSKFEQSFAKAIK
- a CDS encoding AIPR family protein — its product is MKAEDFFADFTQDIHARAGAETNFTRSIFLEHMCSLLEDEGIISGYDLTEHKITSRGQAVDAWSYDDELSCLTLILRDFRDGNKLESLTNTDLGNAFKRLRNFFDAALKPKFSASLEESDPVASLAWMIQESKAEIEKINLIVVSNAQLSTRVAELPTDKAGGINTSYEVWDFGRIFRSETSGKSREDIEIDFTAVNGEGVPCLPAYTGEDSLKSYLLVMPGQILSDLYRDYGERLLEQNVRTFLQFRGKINKGIRNTIVNEPSMFFSYNNGLSATAEAVETDPENTRLLKVKNLQVVNGGQTTASIFTANKKEKADLSKVYVQIKLSVIEPELVEDVVPRISEYSNTQNRVNAADFFSNHPFHLRIEEFSRRLWAPSPEGAVQQTHWFYERARGQYANQQANMTPAEKKKFLAQNPRKQMFTKTDLAKFIVSFDEAPHEVSLGAQKAFSGTPRTKGLVGRISKVWDKHDGREFNEIWFKQAIAKAIFFKDLDRLVFRMPWYGGYKANIVTYTLAKFASMVRETGLHIDFLAVWEKQKLPDAIQNQLGDIAETVNEMLNNPPEGTTSNVSEWAKKELCWDKIRETSITLYPEVKAFLIGHEQSKEREKEGTRTQVIQDSIHAQTYVVEKGAAHWEQLREWNHANRKLSPKEMGILNTACSIPRKIPSDKQAAILVKAEERAKSEGFYVG